Proteins from a genomic interval of Nematostella vectensis chromosome 12, jaNemVect1.1, whole genome shotgun sequence:
- the LOC125557123 gene encoding serine/threonine-protein kinase WNK2-like, producing MEPRPVVPYAPVQLVVGMEPRPVVPYAPVQLVVGMEPRPVVPYAPVQPVVGMELRPVVPYAPVQPVVGMEPRPVVPYAPVQLVVGMEPRPVVPSALVQLVVGMEPRPVVPSAPVQLVVGMEPRPVVPYGPVQPVVGMEPRPVVPYAPVQLVVGMEPRPVVPSAPVQLVVGMEPRPVVPSAPVQLVVGMEPRPVVPSALVQLVVGMEPRPVVPYGLVQPVVGMEPRPVVPYAPVQLVVGMEPRPVVPYAPVQLVVGMEPRPVVPYAPVQPVVGMEPRPVVPSAPVQLVVGMEPRPVVPYGPVQPVVGMGPRPVVPSAPVQPVVWQIPGACLEKNTGWCQLNNSLTTDQRSSYRCP from the coding sequence ATGGAACCCCGCCCTGTTGTGCCTTATGCGCCAGTACAACTGGTGGTTGGCATGGAACCCCGCCCTGTTGTGCCTTATGCGCCAGTACAACTGGTGGTTGGCATGGAACCCCGCCCTGTAGTGCCTTATGCACCAGTACAACCGGTGGTTGGCATGGAACTCCGCCCTGTCGTGCCTTATGCGCCAGTACAACCGGTGGTTGGCATGGAACCCCGCCCTGTTGTGCCTTATGCGCCAGTACAACTGGTGGTTGGCATGGAACCCCGCCCTGTTGTGCCATCCGCGCTAGTACAACTGGTGGTTGGCATGGAACCCCGCCCTGTTGTGCCATCCGCGCCAGTACAACTGGTGGTTGGCATGGAACCCCGCCCTGTTGTGCCTTATGGGCCAGTACAACCGGTGGTTGGCATGGAACCCCGCCCTGTTGTGCCTTATGCGCCAGTACAACTGGTGGTTGGCATGGAACCCCGCCCTGTTGTGCCATCCGCGCCAGTACAACTGGTGGTTGGCATGGAACCCCGCCCTGTTGTTCCATCCGCGCCAGTACAACTGGTGGTTGGCATGGAACCCCGCCCTGTTGTGCCATCCGCGCTAGTACAACTGGTGGTTGGTATGGAACCTCGCCCTGTTGTGCCTTATGGGCTAGTACAACCGGTGGTTGGCATGGAACCCCGCCCTGTTGTGCCTTATGCGCCAGTACAACTGGTGGTTGGCATGGAACCCCGCCCTGTTGTGCCTTATGCGCCAGTACAACTGGTGGTTGGCATGGAACCCCGCCCTGTCGTGCCTTATGCGCCAGTACAACCGGTGGTTGGCATGGAACCCCGCCCTGTCGTGCCATCCGCGCCAGTACAACTGGTGGTTGGCATGGAACCCCGCCCTGTCGTGCCTTATGGGCCAGTACAACCGGTGGTTGGCATGGGACCCCGCCCTGTCGTGCCATCCGCGCCAGTACAACCGGTGGTTTGGCAGATtccaggggcgtgtctagagaaaaacaCAGGGTGGTGTCAATTGAATAATtcactgaccacggatcaaCGAAGTTCATATCGGTGTCCTTAG
- the LOC5520244 gene encoding 3-phosphoinositide-dependent protein kinase 1 isoform X2 — translation MATKEPAPSDPSPTQVTDSLVPKKKKTSDFRFGKLLGEGSYSTVYVAQEISTGKEYAIKVLEKRHIQKEKKVAQVSREKEVLSRLNHPFFVILYFTFQDRDKLYFGLSYAKKGELLPYITRLGSFDEKCTQFYSAEIISALEHLHGLQIIHRDLKPENILLDENMHIKITDFGTAKILNKDEEKNKGRNSFVGTAQYVSPELLTDKRACKSSDIWALGCIIYQLLSGLTPYRAGNEYQIFQKIIKNDYSFPSGFPEIPKDLVEQLLILDPTKRLGCEECGGFSELKKHQFYEGVDWDGLPESKAPELLPYLPPTSSTEEELRSKYKVDTFDSNDGFDDTILARFGLSDEDHRPPITRTAPGISEEERQERLATQAKESKWHQFVNNNLILKTGVVDKRKGLFARRRQLILTEGPRLYYVDPVDMDLKGEIPWTKDLRPEAKNFKIFFVHTPHRTYYLEDAKGHAVEWVKKIQEVHESYFGSSNGSSSPKNKSFNNAH, via the exons ATGGCAACTAAAGAG CCTGCCCCATCAGATCCTTCTCCTACACAAGTTACAGATTCCCTTGTtcctaaaaagaagaaaacatcagaCTTTAGGTTTGGCAAGTTACTTGGAGAAGGTTCCTACTCTACT gTGTATGTTGCTCAAGAAATAAGTACAGGAAAGGAATATGCAA TCAAAGTATTGGAAAAGAGACACATTCAAAAAGAGAAGAAAGTTGCCCAGGTGTCAAGAGAGAAGGAAGTCCTAAGTCGCCTCAACCACCCGTTTTTTGTTATACTCTACTTCACATTCCAAGACAGAGATAAATTAT ACTTTGGCCTAAGTTATGCCAAAAAGGGTGAGCTTCTTCCATACATTACAAGA CTTGGTTCATTTGATGAGAAGTGTACACAGTTCTACTCGGCTGAAATAATCTCTGCTCTGGAGCACTTACATGGTTTACAGATAATACACAG GGATTTAAAGCCTGAAAACATTCTTCTCGATGAGAACATGCATATAAAAATCACCGACTTTGGGACAGCAAAGATTCTTAATAAAGatgaagagaaaaacaaag GGAGGAATTCCTTTGTTGGCACGGCACAGTATGTATCTCCTGAACTTCTTACTGATAAGCGAGCATGCAAAAG CTCTGACATCTGGGCCCTAGGATGCATAATCTATCAGCTTCTCTCTGGACTCACACCATACAGAGCAGG AAATGAGTATCAGATATTTCAGAAAATTATCAAGAATGACTATTCCTTCCCAAGTGGCTTTCCTGAAATTCCCAAAGACCTTGTAGAGCAACTTCTA ATTTTAGATCCAACCAAACGTCTAGGTTGTGAAGAATGCGGAGGTTTTTCAGAATTAAAGAAACATCAGTTTTATGAAG gTGTTGACTGGGATGGGCTACCAGAGTCTAAAGCTCCAGAACTGCTACCATACCTTCCGCCCACCAGTAGCACTGAAGAGGAACTACGCAGCAAATATAAG gttgaTACTTTTGATAGTAACGATGGTTTTGATGACACCATTCTCGCAAGGTTTGGATTATCAGATGAGGACCACAGACCACCCATCACCCGAACTGCACCTGGGATTTCTGAGGAAGAGCGCCAAGAAAGACTAGCCACACAGGCCAAAGAGTCTAAATG GCACCAGTTTGTGAATAATAATCTTATTCTGAAGACAGGGGTTGTCGATAAGCGGAAG GGTCTGTTTGCTCGCCGGCGCCAGCTGATCCTCACGGAAGGCCCTCGCCTGTACTATGTCGACCCAGTGGACATGGATCTTAAGGGGGAGATACCTTG GACAAAGGATTTAAGACCCGAAgcaaaaaacttcaaaatattcTTTGTTCACACG CCTCATCGCACGTACTACCTAGAGGACGCCAAAGGGCACGCGGTAGAATGGGTGAAGAAAATACAAGAAGTGCACGAGTCATATTTTGGCTCTTCCAACGGTTCGTCGTCTCCAAAAAACAAGTCATTCAACAACGCACATTAG
- the LOC5520244 gene encoding 3-phosphoinositide-dependent protein kinase 1 isoform X1, with protein sequence MATKEPAPSDPSPTQVTDSLVPKKKKTSDFRFGKLLGEGSYSTVYVAQEISTGKEYAIKVLEKRHIQKEKKVAQVSREKEVLSRLNHPFFVILYFTFQDRDKLYFGLSYAKKGELLPYITRLGSFDEKCTQFYSAEIISALEHLHGLQIIHRDLKPENILLDENMHIKITDFGTAKILNKDEEKNKGRNSFVGTAQYVSPELLTDKRACKSSDIWALGCIIYQLLSGLTPYRAGNEYQIFQKIIKNDYSFPSGFPEIPKDLVEQLLILDPTKRLGCEECGGFSELKKHQFYEGVDWDGLPESKAPELLPYLPPTSSTEEELRSKYKVDTFDSNDGFDDTILARFGLSDEDHRPPITRTAPGISEEERQERLATQAKESKWHQFVNNNLILKTGVVDKRKGLFARRRQLILTEGPRLYYVDPVDMDLKGEIPWTKDLRPEAKNFKIFFVHTPHRTYYLEDAKGHAVEWVKKIQEVHESYFGSSNGSSSPKNKSFNNAH encoded by the exons ATGGCAACTAAAGAG CCTGCCCCATCAGATCCTTCTCCTACACAAGTTACAGATTCCCTTGTtcctaaaaagaagaaaacatcagaCTTTAGGTTTGGCAAGTTACTTGGAGAAGGTTCCTACTCTACT gTGTATGTTGCTCAAGAAATAAGTACAGGAAAGGAATATGCAA TCAAAGTATTGGAAAAGAGACACATTCAAAAAGAGAAGAAAGTTGCCCAGGTGTCAAGAGAGAAGGAAGTCCTAAGTCGCCTCAACCACCCGTTTTTTGTTATACTCTACTTCACATTCCAAGACAGAGATAAATTAT ACTTTGGCCTAAGTTATGCCAAAAAGGGTGAGCTTCTTCCATACATTACAAGA CTTGGTTCATTTGATGAGAAGTGTACACAGTTCTACTCGGCTGAAATAATCTCTGCTCTGGAGCACTTACATGGTTTACAGATAATACACAG GGATTTAAAGCCTGAAAACATTCTTCTCGATGAGAACATGCATATAAAAATCACCGACTTTGGGACAGCAAAGATTCTTAATAAAGatgaagagaaaaacaaag GGAGGAATTCCTTTGTTGGCACGGCACAGTATGTATCTCCTGAACTTCTTACTGATAAGCGAGCATGCAAAAG CTCTGACATCTGGGCCCTAGGATGCATAATCTATCAGCTTCTCTCTGGACTCACACCATACAGAGCAGG AAATGAGTATCAGATATTTCAGAAAATTATCAAGAATGACTATTCCTTCCCAAGTGGCTTTCCTGAAATTCCCAAAGACCTTGTAGAGCAACTTCTA ATTTTAGATCCAACCAAACGTCTAGGTTGTGAAGAATGCGGAGGTTTTTCAGAATTAAAGAAACATCAGTTTTATGAAG gTGTTGACTGGGATGGGCTACCAGAGTCTAAAGCTCCAGAACTGCTACCATACCTTCCGCCCACCAGTAGCACTGAAGAGGAACTACGCAGCAAATATAAG gttgaTACTTTTGATAGTAACGATGGTTTTGATGACACCATTCTCGCAAGGTTTGGATTATCAGATGAGGACCACAGACCACCCATCACCCGAACTGCACCTGGGATTTCTGAGGAAGAGCGCCAAGAAAGACTAGCCACACAGGCCAAAGAGTCTAAATG GCACCAGTTTGTGAATAATAATCTTATTCTGAAGACAGGGGTTGTCGATAAGCGGAAG GGTCTGTTTGCTCGCCGGCGCCAGCTGATCCTCACGGAAGGCCCTCGCCTGTACTATGTCGACCCAGTGGACATGGATCTTAAGGGGGAGATACCTTG GACAAAGGATTTAAGACCCGAAgcaaaaaacttcaaaatattcTTTGTTCACACG CCTCATCGCACGTACTACCTAGAG GACGCCAAAGGGCACGCGGTAGAATGGGTGAAGAAAATACAAGAAGTGCACGAGTCATATTTTGGCTCTTCCAACGGTTCGTCGTCTCCAAAAAACAAGTCATTCAACAACGCACATTAG
- the LOC116603661 gene encoding uncharacterized protein LOC116603661: MAVRPVARPSVALLLIDVQKAFTEGSWRAGISDSEVLPLKQAFEECARLLSRLDLKKLPIRMTRTPFRGRDFELDDSVSEAVRGEQIAFFIKLSTSAMHSEGFPGWIQELLDSEIKTLVIGGCTITSCVRVSSCLTQKSFQNSGLRVVVDLSLCGARKENYKKRCPECLARYLDQRNLYNNSYLSDCNMCKVPGVEMISPVDLAVQGMRKAGVNVVEKFNWPQDLES, encoded by the coding sequence ATGGCCGTGCGTCCCGTCGCGCGACCTTCAGTGGCACTTCTTTTAATTGATGTCCAGAAAGCCTTCACAGAGGGCTCTTGGCGGGCGGGAATAAGTGACAGTGAGGTATTACCTTTGAAACAGGCTTTTGAAGAATGTGCAAGACTTCTCTCACGCCTCGATCTCAAGAAATTACCTATCCGAATGACGCGAACGCCGTTTCGAGGTCGAGACTTTGAGCTTGATGACAGTGTATCTGAGGCTGTTCGTGGTGAGCAGATAGCGTTCTTTATTAAACTTTCAACCTCTGCAATGCACAGTGAGGGGTTCCCCGGATGGATACAGGAATTACTCGACTCTGAAATTAAAACGCTTGTTATCGGTGGTTGTACGATTACAAGCTGTGTTCGAGTAAGTTCATGTTTGACTCAGAAATCTTTCCAAAATAGTGGTCTTCGAGTTGTAGTGGATCTCTCACTTTGTGGTgcaagaaaagaaaactatAAGAAGCGATGCCCGGAATGCTTAGCAAGATACCTTGATCAAAGAAATTTGTATAATAACAGTTATTTATCCGACTGTAACATGTGTAAGGTGCCTGGTGTAGAGATGATTTCACCTGTCGATCTTGCGGTTCAGGGCATGAGGAAAGCTGGTGTTAATGTGGTGGAGAAGTTCAATTGGCCACAAGACCTTGAGAGTTAA